GCGGAAGGTGCAGGCCAGGGTGAGGGAGGAAAGCGACAGGGTGCGCGGCAAGGGCATCAAGCTGCAGCACTTCGCCGCTGCCTTCCGCCACCTGCCGGGAGAAGAAGGCCGGCGCGTACTGGTCTTTCTCTATCTGACCGAAACCGGCAAGGGGATGACAGTCAGGGAAATCCTGCTATGAAAAACCGTGACTCGTGACTCGTCACGGCTTCTCCTTCCCCCACACGTCCTTCAGATACCGGTCCCGCCCCGAGCCGTAGCGGTAGTTTTCGTAGCGCACGGGATTCTTCCGGTAGTAGTCCCGGTGGTATTCCTCGGCCGGATAGAAGATGGCGGCCGGGACGATCTCGGTGCGGATCGGGGAGGTGAATTGTCCCGAGGCCTGCAGCTTCGCCTTCGACTCGCGGGCAAGGCGCTCCTGCCCGGCGTCGTGGAAGAAGATCGCCGTGCGGTACTGGGTGCCGCGGTCGGCGAACTGCCCGCCGCCGTCGGTCGGATCGATGTTGCGCCAGAAAACCTCCAGCAACGCCCCGAAGCCGATCTTCGTCGGGTCGTAGAGAATCTCCACCGCCTCGGCGTGCCCGGTGCGCCCCGAACAAACCTCCTCGTAGGTGGGGTTCGCCTTCTCGCCGCCGGTGTAGCCGGGGGTCACCGAGAGCACCCCGTCGAGCTTCGCGAAGGGGGGCTCCATGCACCAGAAGCAGCCGCCGGCAAAAGTCGCCCTCTCCCGTGGTTCCGTCCCGCTCGTCAAATGCTTTTCTCCTTCGTCCACCCCCGGTTCCCTGGCCACCTGACAAAGCGAGAAGGTGAGTCCGAGGTCCTGCGGCTCGATGTATTTATAGCTTCTATCGATCCATTAAATAGGAAAATTTCCGTTTTGCAACGCCATGGAGAAGGCTCCGCCTTCGCCACCTTCGGGATCCCCGGCAGACCAGGCTCAGCCGATCAGTTTCGACCCCAGGTAGGACAGGGCCGGCCAGGCAATCAACACGGCAGTGATAAAGGCCATGAGCCCCAGCAGCAGCAGAACCATGATCACCCAGGTCGCTCTCAGGAAGTCGCCAAACTCGGCCACCTCCGGGTGCCACTGGGTTACGGGCAGGATATGATGTTCATGAAACCAGTGACTCACATTTCCGCGCCTCATGGCTGACCTCCTTCCTCCCTGAACTTTTTCTTATTATACCACATG
The nucleotide sequence above comes from Desulfuromonadales bacterium. Encoded proteins:
- the msrA gene encoding peptide-methionine (S)-S-oxide reductase MsrA — its product is MTSGTEPRERATFAGGCFWCMEPPFAKLDGVLSVTPGYTGGEKANPTYEEVCSGRTGHAEAVEILYDPTKIGFGALLEVFWRNIDPTDGGGQFADRGTQYRTAIFFHDAGQERLARESKAKLQASGQFTSPIRTEIVPAAIFYPAEEYHRDYYRKNPVRYENYRYGSGRDRYLKDVWGKEKP